In Streptomyces camelliae, the sequence CGGTGGGTCACGTGACCCGTGTCACCGCACACCCCTCCGTGAGGGCTATGCGTCGGGCCGTACGACCCCCAGGATCGGCATCGAGCCGGCGCCCGCGATCGTCACGTTCCGGCCCGGGCGCGGGGCCTGGATGATCGCGCCGTCGCCGATGTAGAGGGCGACATGGCTGGCGTCGGTGAAGTAGAGGATGAGGTCGCCGGGCCGCATGTCCTTGATGTCGATGTGCTTGAGCTGCTGCCACTGCTCCTGCGAGGTGCGCGGGATGGGGTGGCCGGCCGCCGCCCAGGCCTGGGAGGTCAGGCCCGAGCAGTCGTACGACTCCGGGCCCTCGGCGCCCCAGACGTACGGCTTGCCGAGCTGGGCGGTGGCGAACGCGACGGCCTTCTTGCCCTGCTCGGACGCCTTGCCGTTGATCTCCTTGAGGATGCCGGTGTCCAGCCAGGAGGTCTGCGCCTGCAGCGCGGCCTGGTCCTCCAGCTGCCGCAGCCGCTCCTGGTCCCGCTTCGCCAGCTCGGACTCCAGCTTCTTGGCGGCGGAGATCTGCTGCTCGATCTTCTTCTTGGCGGCGGCCTTCGCCTTGCGCTCGGTGTCCAGCTTCTGCCACTGCTCGGCGGCGTCGTCGGCGTACGCCTGCAAGTCGTTCTGGGTGCGGGTCAGTTCGCCGATCAGGTCCCTCGTCGCCCGCTGGCCCTGGAGCACCAGCCCGGCGCCGTCCAGGACCTGGGCCGGGTCGTCGCTGAGCAGGAACTGGGCGGTGGGCGGGATGCCTCCGGTGCGGTACTGCTCGCGGGCCGCCGCGCCCGCCTGGTCCTTGAGCCGGTCGAGCTTCTCCTGCCCCTCGACGATCTTCTTCGCCAGCGCGACGATCTCGGCGGACTGTTTCTTGGCCTTCTCCTCGGCCGCGTTGTAGGCGTCGGTGGCGACGGCCGCGTCGTGATACAGCCCGTCGAGCTTCTCGCGGACCTTCTCAAGGTCCTTGCTGGGCGCGGGAGTTGAGGACGGCGAAGGGGAGGGGGCCGGGGAAGGGGACGTACTCGGTGTCGGTACCGGGGCGGCGAAGGCCGCGCCGGGTGCCGCCAGCGCGGTCACCGCGCAGACCACGGTCACGGCGGCCGTCAGGATGCCGCGCTTGCCCCAGCCCATCACCCGTACCCCCAAACTGATTTACCGTCAGTAACTTACCGTATCTGGGGGATCGTGCCACGTCACGGCGCAAAGCGACAGAGGCAGGTGTTTCTCTCCTGTTCCCCCCTCACCGGCCCCGGTATGACGATCTCCCCGCCGGTGTGACGAACGACGCGCAGAGATCGTTCCTGCGCGGTCAGCGGTCAGCGGTCAGCGGTCAGCGGTCAGCGGTCAGCGGTCAGCGGTCAGCGGTCAGCGGTCAGCGGTCAGCGGTCAGCGGTCAGCGGTCAGCGGTCAGCGGTCAGCGGTCAGCGGCCGCGCGGCGCCAACGCCTCCCACGCCACCGTCACTTCGCCCTGCCGCCAGCGGGCCGGGGAGTCCGTCACCGGCCAGTCGGCCGTCAGGTCCCGTACCGCGCGCAGCCAGCGCTGGCGGGCGCCGTAGGAGGCGTAGGGTGCGGCGGCGGCCCAGGCCCGGTCGAAGTCGCGCAGGAAGGCGTGCACCGGCTCACCGGGTACGTTGCGGTGGATCAGCGCCTTCGGCAGCCGCTCGGCGAGGTCGGACGGCTGCTCCAGCGAGCCCAGCCGCGTCGCGAAGGTCACGGTCCGCGGCCCCTCCGGGCCGAGCGCGACCCACACATGCCGCCGGCCGATCTCGTCGCACGTCCCCTCGACCAGCAGCCCGCCGCGCGAACCGGCGCCGGCCGGGGCGAGCCGCGCGCGCAGCCGCTCCCAGACGGCGGCGACCTGGTCCTCGTCGTACTGGCGCAGCACATTGGCGGCCCGCACGAGCACCGGGCGCCCCGGGACGGGGATCTCGAACCCGCCGTGCCGGAAGACGAGCCCCTCCCGCGCGTACGGCTCGGCCGCCGCGACCCGCTCCGGCTCGATCTCGACACCGACCACACGCGCGCGCGGCGCGGCGGTCCGCAGCCGGCCGAGCAGCTCGACGGCGGTCCAGGGCGCGGCGCCGTATCCGAGGTCGACCGCCAGCGGATCCTCGGCGCGACGCAGCTCGGCCCCGTGCGTGGCGGCGATCCAACGGTCCATGCGCCGCAGCCGATTGGGATTGGTCGTCCCGCGCGTCACCGTTCCCACGATGGGGGTCCCCCCGCGAAGCCGAGAGTGGGGGAGGGTCGCTGCGCGGGCTGTCATGCCTACGAGGGTAAGGGGGCGGGTACGGCGTCGGCCGGGCTGGAGGTGGGTGCGGCGCCGACCGGGCCGGACGTGGTGGTTGGCCGGGCCGGGCGTGGTGGTTGCCGGGCCGGGCGTGGTGGTGGCGGTCGGCCGACCGGTGGCGACGGCGGTGCCGGTCGGCGGGCCGAGCGCCGGCGTCGGCTGGAGGGGCTTGTCGGGCCCGGCC encodes:
- a CDS encoding class I SAM-dependent methyltransferase; protein product: MTARAATLPHSRLRGGTPIVGTVTRGTTNPNRLRRMDRWIAATHGAELRRAEDPLAVDLGYGAAPWTAVELLGRLRTAAPRARVVGVEIEPERVAAAEPYAREGLVFRHGGFEIPVPGRPVLVRAANVLRQYDEDQVAAVWERLRARLAPAGAGSRGGLLVEGTCDEIGRRHVWVALGPEGPRTVTFATRLGSLEQPSDLAERLPKALIHRNVPGEPVHAFLRDFDRAWAAAAPYASYGARQRWLRAVRDLTADWPVTDSPARWRQGEVTVAWEALAPRGR
- a CDS encoding C40 family peptidase, with the protein product MGWGKRGILTAAVTVVCAVTALAAPGAAFAAPVPTPSTSPSPAPSPSPSSTPAPSKDLEKVREKLDGLYHDAAVATDAYNAAEEKAKKQSAEIVALAKKIVEGQEKLDRLKDQAGAAAREQYRTGGIPPTAQFLLSDDPAQVLDGAGLVLQGQRATRDLIGELTRTQNDLQAYADDAAEQWQKLDTERKAKAAAKKKIEQQISAAKKLESELAKRDQERLRQLEDQAALQAQTSWLDTGILKEINGKASEQGKKAVAFATAQLGKPYVWGAEGPESYDCSGLTSQAWAAAGHPIPRTSQEQWQQLKHIDIKDMRPGDLILYFTDASHVALYIGDGAIIQAPRPGRNVTIAGAGSMPILGVVRPDA